DNA from Sulfurimonas gotlandica GD1:
TACCAATATATATCTGTTTTAATTGTCTATTAGTAAAAAAATTTCTTAATTCTTCATCTTCTTCAACTTTATTTTTCAAATGAACATTAGCAACTCTAAAGTGTTGCGCTCTTGATTTATCATAATCCTTTGGCTTAATAAAAACATCACATCCACTTTCAAATTCTGGTAATCCATATTTACTAATTTTTACATTTTCACTTTGTGCATATTGGCTCTCTCTAAAATTTTCTTTTTGGCGATTAAGTTTTTCAATATATGCTTTATTTAACTCTTCTTTGCTAATCTTTCCTTGCTTGTATTGATATAGTTGATACTGATATTTTTCTGTAACTACATCTCGCTGTTGTTCAATAGATGAATTGCTATAGTCTTGAGATAAATAACTTTCCAAAATAGACTCTGCATTATTTAATCTAATACTCAAAGTTTGGCATAACGAATCAAAACTATTTATACTACTACTAAATATTGTTTGCAAATATTCTAAAAGCTCATTGCAATTATAATGAGCTCTATTTACAAGCTCAACTCTTTCTTCCATTCTATACCTTGATTGTTTAGCTTCTTCATATTCTTGC
Protein-coding regions in this window:
- a CDS encoding HNH endonuclease, giving the protein MVSVKNIEILQDVNSSASTVLISTNDEVNISINEVTNQLNEVEQELILSQNMLERAQTKEVYTEGVLTAKISEHLHAEAELAGAEASENPMAIASASAEVARTANEVRIAEQEYEEAKQSRYRMEERVELVNRAHYNCNELLEYLQTIFSSSINSFDSLCQTLSIRLNNAESILESYLSQDYSNSSIEQQRDVVTEKYQYQLYQYKQGKISKEELNKAYIEKLNRQKENFRESQYAQSENVKISKYGLPEFESGCDVFIKPKDYDKSRAQHFRVANVHLKNKVEEDEELRNFFTNRQLKQIYIGKNPEGYTWHHDGNPPPGRIQLIKSDKHDKVRHDGGFLLWTEREQK